One genomic window of Evansella cellulosilytica DSM 2522 includes the following:
- a CDS encoding ABC-F family ATP-binding cassette domain-containing protein, with amino-acid sequence MSIYRAENLLKTYGEKQLFDHISFTIEEKDRIGLIGVNGTGKSTLLKVLARIEGKESGEIIHSNGFEIEYLPQEPTLNGELTVLEQVYYGDSKIMKTMREYEQAVIQLEQDPLNESHQKKLAQLQQRMDEEEAWEANTVAKTILTKLGINDFSKQVKHLSGGQKKRVAIAKALIQPVDLLLLDEPTNHLDNETIEWLEDFLSSYRGALIVITHDRYFLNRVTNTIFELDKGNLYQYKGNYETFLEEKARREEVAEQRESKRQNLLRREIAWLKRGAKARTTKQKARIQRAEKLQEEKHEVASDDLDFAIGSTRLGKKVIELEKVSKQFDQDILFKDVSYLVVPGERLGIIGPNGTGKSTLLNVIAGRIKPDTGEVTVGETVKIGYYKQDHEEIDSSLRVVEYIKEVAEVVKTVDGQIITAEQMLERFMFPRAMQWTYISRLSGGERRRLYLLKVLMEEPNVLFLDEPTNDLDTQTLAILEDYLDQFPGVVITVSHDRFFLDRVVDRLLVFIGDGHVTLFQGSYSDYLSSRKLGDKNKHHEEPKRQETERVKAENKRKKLSYKDQIEWDGIEDRIAGLEEKKEKLEQDIIEAGSDHDRIRSLYEEQTEVEEEIEKAMERWEELSILVEEIEAAKK; translated from the coding sequence ATGAGTATATATAGAGCGGAAAACTTACTTAAGACTTACGGCGAGAAGCAATTGTTCGATCATATTTCATTTACTATAGAAGAGAAAGATAGAATAGGCTTAATTGGTGTGAACGGTACCGGAAAATCGACCCTATTAAAAGTATTAGCTCGGATAGAAGGAAAAGAATCGGGAGAAATCATTCATTCTAATGGATTTGAAATCGAATATTTGCCGCAAGAGCCAACGTTAAATGGAGAATTAACCGTTCTGGAACAAGTATATTATGGTGATTCTAAAATAATGAAAACGATGCGGGAATATGAGCAAGCAGTTATTCAGTTAGAACAAGATCCATTGAACGAAAGCCATCAAAAAAAATTGGCCCAATTGCAGCAGCGTATGGATGAAGAAGAGGCCTGGGAAGCAAACACAGTTGCTAAAACAATTTTAACGAAGCTAGGAATAAATGATTTTTCAAAACAAGTGAAACACTTATCTGGTGGTCAAAAAAAGCGAGTTGCGATCGCAAAGGCGTTGATTCAGCCTGTAGACTTACTACTATTAGATGAGCCTACAAACCACTTAGACAATGAAACGATTGAATGGTTAGAGGATTTTCTTTCAAGTTACCGTGGAGCCCTTATTGTCATTACCCATGACCGTTATTTTCTAAACCGAGTGACAAACACGATATTTGAATTAGATAAAGGAAATCTCTATCAATATAAAGGGAACTATGAAACCTTCTTAGAGGAAAAAGCTAGAAGAGAAGAAGTAGCGGAGCAGCGTGAGTCAAAACGGCAAAACTTATTAAGAAGAGAAATAGCATGGTTAAAACGAGGGGCAAAAGCTAGAACAACGAAACAAAAAGCACGAATTCAGAGGGCTGAGAAGCTGCAAGAGGAAAAACACGAAGTAGCGAGTGATGATTTAGATTTTGCCATTGGCTCTACACGACTTGGGAAAAAAGTAATTGAGCTTGAAAAAGTGAGTAAACAATTTGATCAAGACATTTTGTTTAAAGATGTGAGTTATTTAGTTGTACCAGGAGAACGACTTGGCATTATTGGGCCGAATGGAACAGGTAAGTCAACTTTATTAAATGTCATTGCAGGACGTATAAAGCCGGATACAGGAGAAGTAACTGTTGGAGAGACTGTGAAAATTGGCTACTATAAGCAGGATCATGAAGAGATTGATTCAAGCTTACGTGTAGTCGAATATATAAAAGAAGTTGCGGAAGTCGTAAAAACTGTAGACGGGCAAATCATCACTGCCGAACAAATGCTTGAGAGATTTATGTTTCCTCGTGCGATGCAGTGGACTTATATTAGCAGACTTTCGGGAGGGGAAAGAAGGAGACTCTATTTGTTGAAAGTATTGATGGAGGAGCCTAATGTATTATTCCTTGATGAGCCAACAAATGACCTAGACACACAAACTTTAGCAATATTAGAAGACTATTTAGATCAGTTTCCTGGCGTAGTTATTACGGTGTCACACGATAGGTTTTTCCTAGATCGTGTAGTCGATCGTTTACTTGTTTTTATAGGGGACGGACACGTAACGCTTTTCCAAGGCTCTTATAGCGATTATTTATCGTCTAGAAAACTTGGGGATAAAAACAAGCATCATGAGGAGCCTAAAAGACAAGAAACAGAACGAGTAAAAGCTGAAAATAAGCGAAAAAAGCTATCATATAAGGACCAAATAGAGTGGGACGGAATTGAAGATCGTATAGCTGGATTAGAAGAAAAGAAGGAAAAACTAGAACAAGATATTATTGAAGCAGGTAGTGATCATGACAGAATTCGCAGTTTATATGAAGAGCAAACAGAGGTAGAGGAAGAAATAGAGAAGGCTATGGAGCGGTGGGAAGAGTTATCTATCTTAGTAGAAGAAATTGAGGCTGCTAAAAAGTAA
- the ytvI gene encoding sporulation integral membrane protein YtvI has translation MTKAQGWIIARFVLVIFILISVVWLLGWLFTISYPFWIAAGLVWMFIPLIRLFRRKLKLPNGLAVLTALLIGLGTLIAFFTGIIFLIIIGVRRISTYVPEWIEVSSKQIQLFFNQSILPIWHRITGFTDSLTVEQQETLQGGITQLGSQVAAMFGEMGQGLADALGVLLVTVPSFLIGFLFVFLAFYFIGKDWDTLTTRVKNTVPPSFIKKGTEFRKIFRHRVLGFLRAQLILMGIASIIVFIGLTILRVDYAFNIALFVGIAEILPYLGSGTILIPWLIYLFLSGNVKLGIGIAVVYGVTIAVRQTIEPKILSSSMNLNALAVLLSLFIGFQIFGILGLFIGPFILVILVILKDIGVVKEIGDFIKYGWKEEKEENSK, from the coding sequence ATGACAAAAGCACAAGGTTGGATTATAGCACGATTTGTACTCGTCATTTTTATTTTAATTAGTGTCGTCTGGCTCTTAGGCTGGCTTTTCACCATTTCATATCCTTTTTGGATCGCAGCAGGCCTTGTATGGATGTTCATACCTCTTATTCGTCTATTTCGTCGAAAGTTGAAACTTCCTAATGGACTAGCTGTTCTTACAGCCTTATTAATTGGCTTAGGTACATTAATTGCTTTTTTCACAGGAATTATATTCCTGATTATTATTGGTGTCCGAAGAATTTCTACATATGTTCCAGAGTGGATCGAGGTTTCTTCTAAGCAAATTCAGTTATTTTTTAATCAATCGATACTGCCAATTTGGCATAGGATTACCGGATTTACAGATTCATTGACGGTGGAACAACAGGAAACACTCCAAGGCGGGATAACGCAATTAGGCTCCCAAGTAGCCGCAATGTTTGGCGAAATGGGACAAGGCCTAGCAGATGCCCTTGGTGTTCTATTAGTTACTGTCCCATCATTTTTAATTGGATTTTTATTTGTATTTTTAGCTTTTTATTTTATCGGTAAAGATTGGGATACGTTAACGACGCGAGTAAAAAATACAGTTCCTCCTTCCTTTATTAAAAAAGGAACAGAGTTTCGCAAAATTTTTCGTCATCGCGTATTGGGCTTCCTTCGAGCACAGCTCATTCTTATGGGAATTGCCTCTATTATCGTCTTTATTGGATTAACTATTTTGCGAGTTGATTATGCCTTCAATATTGCTTTGTTTGTAGGTATAGCAGAAATTCTTCCTTACTTAGGCTCTGGTACTATATTAATTCCATGGCTGATTTATTTGTTCCTTTCTGGAAACGTAAAATTAGGTATCGGCATCGCTGTCGTTTATGGTGTAACAATTGCCGTACGTCAAACAATTGAGCCTAAAATTTTATCGTCCAGCATGAATTTAAATGCTTTAGCTGTTCTTCTTTCACTCTTTATCGGTTTCCAGATTTTCGGAATATTAGGGCTCTTTATCGGACCATTTATTCTCGTCATTTTGGTCATCTTAAAGGATATAGGTGTTGTGAAAGAGATTGGCGATTTTATTAAATACGGTTGGAAAGAAGAAAAAGAAGAGAACAGCAAATAA
- a CDS encoding 2-oxoacid:acceptor oxidoreductase subunit alpha produces the protein MRESLEWLVGGQQGEGVDSTGELFAKTLVRSGYSVSTYKQFMSRIKGGHTNYKIKATPERNYYSGDGIDILLCLDKETLTNHEQHLKSGAVVIQEGKEIVVSSEQSENGTVYTLFTVPLKKIAKDLGNPMAKNMIALGISAALAELHVDILHDFIGDIFAKKGAEVITSNKQAVLKGYELTNEHIHDRISGLAAPVEGENLFISGNEATAFGSLMAGCRFLSAYPITPASEVMEWLSDELPKVGGTVMQVEDEIAGICFAVGASYSGVRAMTSTSGPGLSLKTEALGMAGMSEIPIVIVNSQRGGPSTGLPTKHEQSDLQQMVYGTHGEIPRIVLSPATIEDAFYIAAEAFNLADVYQCPVIVALDLGLSMNKMTVPAFNTSKVKIDRGKLISEEEAEAFNETHFKRYRFTDDGISPRPLPGMKYAVHTTSSNEHDESGYISEDPENRTNMMKKRLGKVKEAIIQEPFKLSGDTELAEVVFVGMGSTYGMIQEAVEQLNSEGVLKATHLHIQQLFPLPLEKLEPLLQGKRVVTIENNYNAQLLQLLKQHLPIHANAQSITQFNGNPFTVHKIVKEVKELISWQR, from the coding sequence ATGAGAGAATCATTAGAATGGTTAGTTGGTGGACAACAAGGGGAAGGTGTAGACTCAACTGGTGAACTATTTGCAAAGACACTTGTTCGATCAGGGTATTCTGTATCTACTTATAAACAATTTATGTCCCGTATTAAAGGTGGGCACACGAATTATAAAATTAAAGCTACACCTGAGAGAAATTATTATTCTGGAGATGGTATCGATATTTTGCTTTGCCTCGATAAGGAAACGCTTACAAACCATGAACAACATCTTAAATCGGGTGCGGTAGTAATTCAAGAAGGAAAAGAAATAGTTGTTAGTTCGGAGCAATCAGAAAATGGTACTGTCTATACGCTATTTACTGTCCCGTTGAAGAAAATAGCGAAGGATCTCGGTAATCCGATGGCTAAAAATATGATCGCATTAGGAATAAGTGCTGCACTAGCAGAGCTTCATGTCGATATTTTACATGATTTTATCGGAGACATTTTTGCCAAAAAGGGAGCAGAAGTGATTACGTCTAACAAGCAAGCTGTATTAAAAGGCTATGAGTTAACGAACGAGCACATCCATGATCGCATTAGTGGACTGGCTGCTCCGGTAGAGGGGGAAAATTTATTCATATCAGGTAATGAAGCGACAGCTTTCGGAAGCTTGATGGCAGGATGTCGTTTTTTAAGTGCATATCCAATTACGCCAGCAAGTGAAGTGATGGAGTGGTTATCAGACGAGCTCCCTAAAGTTGGTGGCACAGTCATGCAAGTGGAGGATGAGATTGCAGGTATTTGCTTTGCAGTAGGTGCAAGCTACAGTGGTGTAAGAGCGATGACATCTACATCTGGTCCAGGATTAAGCTTAAAAACAGAGGCATTAGGTATGGCTGGTATGAGTGAAATACCTATCGTTATTGTAAACTCACAACGTGGCGGACCTTCAACCGGTCTACCTACAAAGCATGAGCAAAGTGATTTACAACAAATGGTGTATGGTACTCATGGAGAAATACCGAGAATTGTACTCTCACCAGCTACAATTGAAGATGCATTTTATATTGCAGCAGAGGCCTTTAACTTAGCTGATGTATACCAATGTCCAGTTATTGTTGCATTAGACCTTGGACTATCGATGAATAAAATGACTGTTCCTGCCTTTAACACTAGCAAAGTAAAGATAGATCGTGGAAAACTAATCAGTGAGGAAGAAGCAGAAGCCTTTAATGAAACACACTTTAAAAGATACCGTTTTACTGACGATGGTATTTCGCCAAGACCACTTCCAGGTATGAAGTATGCTGTTCATACGACAAGTTCAAATGAACATGATGAGAGCGGCTATATTTCTGAAGATCCTGAAAACCGTACGAATATGATGAAAAAACGGTTAGGAAAAGTAAAAGAAGCCATTATTCAAGAGCCATTTAAACTAAGTGGAGATACTGAGTTAGCTGAAGTTGTGTTCGTAGGAATGGGTTCGACATACGGGATGATTCAAGAGGCAGTTGAGCAATTAAATTCGGAAGGTGTTTTAAAGGCCACACATCTTCACATTCAACAGCTATTCCCGTTACCGCTTGAAAAATTAGAACCGTTACTACAAGGGAAAAGAGTTGTGACGATAGAAAACAATTACAATGCTCAATTGTTACAGCTACTGAAGCAGCATTTGCCAATTCACGCCAATGCACAATCAATTACACAATTTAACGGAAACCCGTTTACTGTTCATAAAATTGTGAAGGAAGTAAAGGAGTTGATATCATGGCAACGTTAA
- a CDS encoding 2-oxoacid:ferredoxin oxidoreductase subunit beta — translation MATLKDLRGDAPTWCPGCGHFSIMAGIQKAIIQLGYEPHEFAIISGIGCSGKVSEYVRTNGFHTIHGRSVPVAQGVKMGNPKLKVIASGGDGDGYGIGLGHFIHASRRNIDMSYIVMDNNIYGLTKGQTSPRSEHGFVTKTTKDGNKEYPVDPVSTAVANGATFVAQGFAGDIKQMVDIIQRAIEHEGFSHVNIFSPCVTFNKINTYDFYKEKLVHFDKPFETRNEALSKIKEHEGMVTGVLYEEKRDDFQRKLAIDFDMQPALSEEMDKELYHKFEKQFQ, via the coding sequence ATGGCAACGTTAAAAGATTTAAGAGGCGATGCACCAACGTGGTGTCCGGGGTGTGGTCATTTTAGTATTATGGCTGGTATTCAAAAAGCTATTATTCAATTAGGGTACGAACCACATGAGTTTGCCATAATTTCTGGGATTGGCTGTTCTGGAAAAGTTTCTGAATACGTAAGAACGAATGGGTTTCATACTATACATGGACGATCTGTACCAGTGGCGCAAGGTGTAAAGATGGGGAACCCGAAATTAAAAGTAATCGCTTCAGGTGGAGATGGAGACGGATACGGTATAGGGCTTGGGCATTTTATTCATGCATCTAGAAGAAACATTGATATGTCATATATCGTAATGGATAACAATATATACGGCCTGACAAAAGGGCAAACTTCACCGAGGAGTGAGCATGGGTTCGTTACGAAAACGACAAAGGATGGGAACAAGGAATATCCTGTAGATCCAGTTTCAACAGCTGTAGCAAATGGTGCAACATTTGTAGCTCAAGGATTTGCAGGAGATATTAAACAGATGGTTGACATCATTCAAAGAGCAATTGAACATGAAGGCTTTAGTCATGTCAATATTTTTAGTCCTTGTGTGACATTTAATAAGATCAATACGTATGATTTTTATAAAGAGAAGCTCGTACATTTTGACAAGCCATTTGAAACGAGAAATGAAGCACTTTCAAAAATAAAAGAGCATGAAGGAATGGTAACAGGTGTTCTTTATGAAGAAAAGAGAGACGATTTCCAACGTAAATTAGCCATTGATTTCGACATGCAACCAGCGCTGTCGGAGGAGATGGATAAGGAACTGTATCATAAGTTCGAAAAACAGTTCCAGTAA
- the pflB gene encoding formate C-acetyltransferase, whose product MVTKIQQDFKEGRWVSEIDVRDFIQTNFQQYDGDESFLVDATEATKDLWKQVLQLSKEERERGGVYDLDTEIVSTITSHGAGYLNKEQEKIVGVQTDVPFKRSMQPYGGIRMAKGALESYGYELDKEVERIFTDYRKTHNQGVFDAYTPEMMLARKVGIITGLPDAYGRGRIIGDYRRVALYGVDKLVEAKKEEKASLAGSMTEDKIRLREEISEQIKALQELKELGTIYGFDISRPAENATEAFQWLYLGYLAAIKEQNGAAMSLGRVSTFLDIYIERDIQNGTLTEETAQELVDHFVMKLRLVKFARTPDYNELFSGDPTWVTESIGGIGLDGRPLVTKNSFRFLHTLNNLGPAPEPNLTVLWSTQLPEPFKNYCSKMSIETSSIQYENDDIMRPEYGDDYGIACCVSAMAIGKQMQFFGARANLAKGLLYAINGGVDEKARKKVAPGLEPITSEYLDYDEVIKNYDVVLEWLAELYINTLNIIHYMHDKYSYERIEMALHDKEIRRTMATGIAGLSVVADSLSAIKHSKVKVIRDETGFAVDYEIEGEYPQYGNDDDRVDQIAKDLVIKFSKMLKKHQTYRNSETTMSILTITSNVVYGKKTGNTPDGRRDGEPFSPGANPLHGRDKKGALASLNSVAKMPYEHSLDGISNTFSIVPKALGREPEDQKANLAAILDGYMEKEGHHLNINVFDRATLLDAMEHPEEYPQLTIRVSGYAVNFIKLTREQQIDVINRTFHESM is encoded by the coding sequence ATGGTAACAAAAATTCAACAGGACTTTAAAGAAGGTCGTTGGGTATCTGAGATTGATGTAAGAGATTTTATTCAAACAAACTTTCAACAATATGACGGTGATGAAAGTTTCCTCGTAGATGCAACAGAAGCAACGAAAGACTTATGGAAACAAGTGCTTCAACTTTCTAAAGAAGAAAGAGAAAGAGGCGGAGTGTATGATCTAGATACAGAAATTGTATCAACTATCACTTCACATGGAGCAGGTTATTTAAATAAAGAACAAGAGAAGATTGTTGGTGTGCAAACAGATGTACCGTTTAAGCGTTCTATGCAACCGTATGGTGGTATTCGTATGGCAAAAGGTGCATTAGAATCTTACGGTTATGAACTTGATAAAGAAGTAGAACGGATCTTTACAGACTATCGTAAAACACACAATCAAGGTGTATTTGATGCTTATACGCCAGAAATGATGTTAGCAAGAAAGGTTGGTATCATTACTGGTTTACCAGATGCTTACGGCCGAGGACGAATTATTGGTGATTATCGTCGTGTAGCACTTTATGGTGTAGATAAATTGGTTGAAGCAAAGAAAGAAGAAAAAGCTAGTTTAGCTGGATCGATGACAGAGGATAAAATACGACTACGTGAAGAAATTTCTGAGCAAATCAAAGCGTTACAAGAATTAAAAGAATTAGGAACCATTTATGGATTTGATATTTCTAGACCAGCTGAAAATGCTACAGAAGCATTTCAATGGCTATATCTTGGCTACTTAGCAGCTATTAAAGAGCAAAATGGTGCAGCAATGAGTCTTGGGCGCGTATCTACTTTCCTTGATATTTATATTGAAAGAGATATTCAAAATGGAACATTAACAGAAGAAACTGCACAAGAATTAGTCGACCACTTTGTTATGAAGCTTCGCTTAGTGAAGTTTGCACGTACGCCAGACTATAATGAATTGTTCAGTGGAGACCCTACTTGGGTGACAGAATCTATCGGTGGGATTGGCCTTGATGGGCGTCCACTTGTTACGAAAAACTCGTTTAGATTTTTGCATACATTAAATAATTTAGGGCCAGCGCCAGAGCCAAACTTGACTGTTTTATGGTCTACACAGCTTCCAGAGCCATTTAAAAACTACTGTTCTAAAATGTCTATAGAAACGAGCTCTATTCAATACGAGAACGACGATATTATGAGACCAGAATACGGTGACGATTATGGAATTGCTTGCTGTGTATCTGCAATGGCAATTGGGAAACAAATGCAATTCTTCGGTGCAAGAGCAAACTTGGCAAAAGGACTTCTATACGCGATTAATGGTGGTGTAGATGAGAAAGCAAGAAAGAAAGTAGCACCAGGACTTGAGCCAATCACTTCTGAGTATTTAGATTACGACGAAGTAATAAAAAATTATGATGTCGTGCTAGAATGGTTAGCAGAGCTGTATATTAATACGTTAAATATCATTCACTATATGCATGACAAGTATAGCTACGAAAGAATTGAAATGGCATTGCATGACAAAGAAATCCGTCGTACAATGGCAACTGGTATTGCTGGACTTTCAGTAGTAGCGGATTCGTTAAGTGCAATTAAGCATTCTAAAGTAAAAGTGATTCGTGATGAAACTGGATTTGCTGTAGATTACGAAATTGAAGGCGAGTATCCGCAATACGGTAACGATGATGATCGTGTTGATCAAATTGCAAAAGATTTAGTGATTAAGTTTTCTAAAATGCTTAAAAAGCATCAAACGTACCGCAATTCAGAAACAACTATGTCAATTTTAACGATTACTTCAAACGTTGTTTACGGTAAGAAAACGGGGAATACACCGGATGGGCGAAGAGATGGAGAGCCATTCTCTCCAGGAGCGAATCCATTACATGGTCGCGATAAAAAAGGTGCGTTAGCATCACTAAACTCAGTTGCTAAAATGCCATATGAGCATTCGCTTGACGGAATATCTAATACGTTCTCGATTGTACCTAAAGCCCTAGGAAGAGAGCCAGAAGATCAAAAGGCAAATTTAGCTGCAATATTAGATGGATATATGGAAAAAGAGGGACACCACTTAAACATAAACGTGTTCGACCGTGCGACACTATTAGATGCGATGGAGCATCCTGAAGAGTATCCACAGTTAACAATCCGTGTATCTGGATATGCAGTAAACTTTATTAAGTTAACACGCGAGCAGCAAATAGATGTTATAAACCGTACGTTCCATGAAAGTATGTAA
- the pflA gene encoding pyruvate formate-lyase-activating protein, with product MNGRIHSVETSGMVDGPGIRYVIFTQGCLLRCQYCHNPDTWDRNKGNEMTVAELIEDIKKYMPYMKFSKGGVTVSGGEPLLQMDFLIALFKECKKLGIHTTIDSSGGCYSNNATFQEKLKELFKVTDLFLVDLKHIDDEKHRKLTGVSNKHILDFATQLSNENVPVWIRHVLVPGISDDVNDLKDLSSFIKTLSNVEKIEILPYHKMGVYKWKELDLAYPLEGVEPPSEEQVNNAKSLLLN from the coding sequence ATGAACGGAAGAATACACTCAGTAGAAACATCAGGGATGGTTGACGGGCCAGGGATCCGTTACGTTATTTTTACACAGGGGTGTTTATTACGATGCCAGTATTGCCACAATCCTGATACTTGGGATCGAAATAAAGGGAATGAAATGACAGTAGCAGAGCTTATTGAAGATATAAAAAAATATATGCCGTATATGAAATTTTCAAAAGGCGGTGTTACTGTTAGTGGTGGGGAACCATTGCTACAAATGGACTTTCTTATTGCCTTGTTTAAGGAATGTAAGAAACTCGGAATTCATACTACGATTGATAGTTCAGGTGGTTGTTATTCTAATAATGCTACCTTTCAAGAAAAGTTAAAGGAGCTCTTTAAAGTAACTGATTTATTTTTAGTTGATTTAAAGCATATTGATGACGAGAAGCATAGAAAATTAACAGGGGTATCCAATAAGCATATATTAGATTTTGCAACGCAACTATCGAACGAAAATGTACCAGTATGGATTCGCCACGTTCTAGTTCCTGGTATTTCAGATGATGTAAACGACTTAAAAGATTTATCTTCATTTATAAAAACATTGTCAAATGTAGAAAAAATAGAAATCCTGCCATATCATAAAATGGGTGTTTATAAGTGGAAGGAACTTGATTTAGCCTATCCATTAGAAGGTGTTGAACCACCATCTGAAGAGCAAGTGAATAACGCAAAAAGCTTATTACTAAATTAA
- a CDS encoding GNAT family N-acetyltransferase, which translates to MGWTIKSFHELTSEQLYKIIKERINVFVVEQDCPYPELDDKDFVAYHLFNEEDGEIIAYARIFSSGLYYDEASFGRVIVKETFRKRGMGRELLKRAISFIHDELKENDIKIQAQDYLRDFYASFQFKSITDVYLEDNIPHVDMIYKR; encoded by the coding sequence ATGGGATGGACGATAAAAAGTTTTCATGAGTTAACAAGTGAACAATTATATAAGATAATAAAAGAGAGAATCAATGTGTTTGTAGTAGAGCAAGATTGTCCGTATCCTGAGCTCGATGATAAGGACTTTGTAGCGTACCATCTCTTTAATGAAGAAGATGGTGAAATTATTGCATATGCGAGAATTTTTTCGAGCGGATTATATTATGATGAAGCATCTTTTGGACGTGTTATAGTGAAGGAGACCTTTCGGAAAAGAGGAATGGGAAGAGAATTGCTTAAAAGGGCAATTTCATTTATTCATGATGAATTAAAGGAAAACGATATTAAAATTCAAGCCCAAGATTACTTAAGAGATTTTTATGCATCGTTTCAATTTAAATCGATAACAGACGTTTATTTAGAGGATAATATTCCTCATGTAGATATGATCTATAAACGCTAA
- the mreBH gene encoding rod-share determining protein MreBH, which yields MFNSYIGIDLGTANILVYTKNKGIVLNEPSVVAIDIHTNQVLAIGNEAKAMVGKTPGNIVAIRPLKDGVIADYQVTIDMLKQIMKKVSKKLGLSFRKPHVVVCTPSGATSVERRAIHDAVKEFGAKQVDLIEEPIAAAIGADLPVAEPTANVIVDIGGGTTEVAIISFGGIVTANSTRTGGDHFDEDIVQYIRKKYNMLIGYRTAENIKIEIGYALVDHQELRMDIRGRDLVTGLPKTITITSFEIQDAIKEPLLVILETVRNTLENCPPELSGDIVDHGITITGGGSLLNGLERWLRKEINVPVHLAPNPLESVAIGTGKSLSVIHKLQKKAK from the coding sequence TTGTTTAATTCTTATATCGGAATCGATTTAGGGACAGCAAATATTCTCGTATATACAAAAAATAAAGGCATAGTACTTAATGAACCTTCTGTCGTAGCAATAGACATTCACACGAATCAAGTACTGGCTATCGGTAATGAAGCAAAGGCTATGGTAGGGAAAACACCAGGTAATATTGTAGCTATACGACCTTTAAAGGACGGTGTCATCGCAGATTACCAAGTAACCATTGATATGTTAAAGCAAATCATGAAAAAAGTAAGTAAAAAGCTTGGGCTCTCATTTCGGAAACCACATGTCGTCGTTTGTACTCCTTCTGGTGCTACATCTGTTGAACGCAGAGCGATACATGATGCTGTAAAAGAATTTGGTGCAAAGCAAGTCGATTTGATAGAAGAGCCTATTGCTGCAGCGATTGGTGCAGATTTACCGGTTGCTGAGCCAACTGCTAATGTTATTGTCGATATTGGTGGTGGCACAACAGAGGTGGCTATTATATCTTTCGGCGGGATTGTAACTGCAAATTCTACACGTACGGGTGGAGATCACTTTGATGAAGATATTGTTCAGTATATAAGAAAAAAATACAACATGTTAATTGGTTATAGAACTGCTGAAAATATTAAAATTGAAATTGGATATGCTCTCGTCGATCACCAGGAGTTGCGAATGGATATTAGAGGGCGCGATCTCGTGACAGGCCTCCCAAAAACAATCACAATTACCTCTTTTGAAATACAAGATGCTATTAAAGAGCCACTATTAGTTATTTTAGAAACGGTGAGAAATACTTTAGAAAATTGTCCACCTGAATTAAGCGGTGATATTGTTGACCATGGAATTACCATTACAGGAGGAGGATCTTTATTAAACGGTCTTGAGCGTTGGTTAAGGAAAGAGATTAATGTTCCCGTCCACCTTGCACCAAATCCACTTGAATCTGTAGCTATCGGAACAGGAAAATCATTGAGCGTCATTCATAAACTCCAAAAAAAAGCAAAATAA